In Chitinophaga nivalis, a single genomic region encodes these proteins:
- the purU gene encoding formyltetrahydrofolate deformylase — MLQTLSNHFTACLLICCPDRPGIVAGVSQFLYQLGANILDASQHSTDPQEGLFFMRMEFRLSHDNRHTLENAFETQVAIPLQMEWRIDYSDQRKRMAILVSAYDHCLMELLWRWKNEELAVDIPLVISNHSKLETACTSLDIPFHYLPVVPDQKEAQETAIIQLLQDHQIDFAVLARYMQILSPRFVGLFPQRIINIHHSFLPAFAGARPYQHAYTRGVKLIGATAHYVTNELDEGPIIEQDVARVSHKHAVDDLVLLGRDIERQVLTRAVIAHIENRIILHGNKTIVF, encoded by the coding sequence ATGTTGCAAACCCTATCTAACCATTTCACCGCCTGTTTGTTGATCTGCTGTCCGGACAGGCCCGGCATCGTAGCTGGTGTATCACAATTCCTGTACCAACTGGGTGCAAATATACTCGATGCCAGTCAACACAGTACAGATCCGCAGGAAGGATTATTTTTTATGCGGATGGAATTCCGGCTCAGTCATGACAACCGGCATACACTGGAAAATGCTTTTGAAACACAGGTAGCCATTCCGCTGCAAATGGAATGGCGGATCGATTACAGCGATCAGCGCAAACGTATGGCCATCCTGGTATCGGCCTATGATCATTGTTTGATGGAATTATTATGGAGATGGAAAAACGAAGAGCTGGCGGTAGATATTCCACTGGTGATTTCCAATCACTCAAAGCTGGAAACAGCCTGTACTTCACTGGATATTCCGTTTCATTATCTGCCGGTAGTGCCCGATCAGAAAGAGGCCCAGGAAACAGCGATCATTCAGTTACTGCAGGATCACCAAATTGATTTTGCGGTGCTGGCGCGTTATATGCAGATATTATCGCCCCGCTTTGTAGGGTTGTTTCCACAGCGCATTATCAATATCCATCACTCTTTCCTCCCTGCGTTCGCCGGCGCGCGTCCTTACCAGCATGCCTATACGAGAGGCGTGAAACTTATTGGCGCTACAGCCCACTATGTAACCAATGAACTGGATGAAGGTCCCATCATAGAACAGGATGTAGCACGGGTGAGTCATAAACATGCGGTAGATGACCTGGTATTGCTGGGACGCGATATTGAACGGCAGGTGCTGACGAGAGCGGTAATAGCGCATATCGAAAACCGGATTATCCTGCACGGCAACAAAACCATCGTATTCTAA
- a CDS encoding metallophosphoesterase family protein — MSDTHSYLHPQVFTYFDAVDEIWHAGDIGNVALADELEAFKPFRAVYGNIDGADIRIRYPETLRFNLEGVEVCMTHIGGYPGKYAPGVRQQLLQQPPRLFICGHSHILKVMPDPALQLLHMNPGACGQQGWHKVKTLLRFELEAGDIRKLEVIELPK, encoded by the coding sequence ATGTCAGATACGCATAGCTACCTGCACCCGCAGGTATTCACGTATTTTGATGCAGTAGATGAAATATGGCATGCCGGCGACATCGGTAACGTAGCGCTGGCAGATGAACTGGAAGCCTTTAAACCTTTTCGCGCCGTATACGGCAATATTGATGGAGCGGATATACGTATCCGTTATCCGGAAACCTTACGTTTTAACCTGGAAGGAGTGGAAGTATGCATGACCCATATCGGAGGCTATCCGGGCAAATATGCGCCGGGTGTTCGTCAGCAACTGCTGCAACAGCCGCCCCGCCTGTTTATCTGCGGACATTCGCATATTCTCAAAGTAATGCCTGATCCTGCATTGCAGTTGTTGCACATGAATCCGGGCGCCTGCGGTCAGCAGGGTTGGCATAAAGTAAAGACCCTCTTGCGGTTTGAACTGGAAGCCGGGGATATCCGGAAACTGGAAGTCATTGAATTACCGAAATAA